A genomic region of Ignavibacteria bacterium contains the following coding sequences:
- a CDS encoding sigma-54-dependent Fis family transcriptional regulator — protein MKARILIVDDEEILRENIALILRQEGYEVDEASNGEEAYEKYLNNKYDLLISDIEMPKMKGIELLEKVSKIDPQLLSIFITAYGSLETAIAALRLGASDYILKPIDFDELILKIKRLLDYKQLVIENQLYRRELQKQYSFDNIIGKSPAMQRVFEMIKSVAGTNSSVLITGNSGTGKELVSRAIHYNGPRKDKPFIVVNCGAIPETLIESELFGHKKGSFTGAIRDKEGYFQAADGGTLFLDEISEMPLQSQVRLLRAIEQKEIIPVGSSTPIPVDVRIISATNKDLYEEVEAGRFRRDLYYRLNVVEIHLPSLSERVEDIPLLVEFFLDKYRKEMNKNIKGVDADAMKALINYTWKGEVRELENVIERAVIFCKGDYITLNELPSYINNLTQSNGSISTFKTLDIAINEFEKDYIQKALAQNDYDKEKTARMLGISTATLYRRIKELKILA, from the coding sequence ATGAAAGCAAGAATTTTAATCGTAGACGATGAAGAAATTTTAAGAGAAAACATTGCATTAATTTTAAGACAGGAAGGCTACGAAGTTGATGAAGCATCGAACGGTGAAGAGGCTTATGAAAAGTATTTAAATAATAAATATGATTTGCTGATCTCTGATATAGAAATGCCAAAAATGAAGGGAATAGAGCTTTTAGAAAAAGTTTCCAAAATAGATCCTCAGTTGTTATCGATTTTTATCACAGCCTATGGTTCACTCGAAACGGCAATCGCAGCATTAAGATTAGGCGCCAGCGATTACATCCTTAAACCCATTGATTTCGATGAATTGATCTTAAAGATTAAAAGACTGCTCGATTACAAACAGTTAGTGATCGAGAATCAACTTTATCGCCGCGAATTACAAAAGCAATATTCTTTTGATAATATCATTGGTAAGAGTCCCGCAATGCAAAGAGTGTTTGAGATGATAAAGTCAGTTGCAGGGACAAATAGCAGTGTTCTGATTACAGGTAATAGCGGTACAGGTAAAGAACTTGTTAGCAGAGCAATTCATTATAATGGTCCAAGGAAAGATAAACCATTCATCGTGGTAAACTGTGGCGCAATACCTGAAACATTAATTGAAAGTGAATTATTTGGACACAAAAAAGGCTCTTTCACAGGTGCCATTAGAGATAAAGAAGGATATTTTCAGGCTGCAGATGGTGGAACATTATTTTTAGATGAGATTAGTGAAATGCCTCTTCAATCTCAGGTAAGATTATTGCGGGCGATCGAACAAAAAGAAATTATTCCTGTCGGTTCATCAACACCAATTCCCGTTGACGTTAGAATTATATCAGCTACTAATAAAGATTTATACGAAGAAGTGGAAGCAGGAAGATTTCGAAGAGATCTTTATTATAGATTAAATGTTGTTGAAATTCATTTGCCATCTTTAAGTGAAAGAGTTGAAGACATCCCTCTACTTGTTGAATTTTTCCTTGATAAATATCGTAAAGAGATGAATAAAAATATTAAAGGCGTCGATGCAGATGCAATGAAAGCCTTAATTAATTACACCTGGAAAGGTGAAGTACGCGAACTTGAGAATGTTATTGAACGAGCTGTTATTTTTTGTAAGGGAGATTACATTACTTTAAATGAATTGCCTTCATACATAAATAATCTGACGCAGTCTAATGGTTCTATAAGTACGTTTAAAACTCTTGATATCGCTATAAACGAGTTTGAAAAAGATTACATTCAAAAAGCTCTTGCTCAGAATGATTATGACAAAGAAAAAACCGCACGAATGCTTGGCATCAGCACAGCTACATTGTACAGGAGAATTAAGGAATTGAAAATACTCGCGTAA
- a CDS encoding PAS domain S-box protein has protein sequence MNDKILVTEDKTNHKHQTFHIPCYFFDILPDISFVIDQSMSILHCNKAASEFFLSSKQEIVNKNFIDFISEDKRDEFAKVFNKSIKEGINQEIETIFVAGENKKFVQVILAPFFQVNHSNNQSDTRLCFVFARDISIQKKKELDLVRFANVAEYTVNPLEITDIEGKIIYVNPAFERSSGYTREELIGKNPNIFSSHKHSKEFWRNMWDTIKQGKVWIGEVVNKRKDGTLFYTDLLVSPIIDENGKLIGYFGIHRDKTEQKKLEQQLIHAQKMESMGLLASGLAHEVGNPLASISSLVQVIQRTNKDEFTNQKLELIKSQINRISKIIRDLVNFSRQSTYELQSTEINKVLKSAIEIARVSKKAKGINFVEEYGSNIPILYLVPDQLQQVFLNILINAIDALCIDADRMIYFNPNPQIVAKTYRDENKVYISISDNGIGMSESTMEKIFDPFYTTKKVGEGTGLGLWVSYNIIKSFQGEIRVNSTEGEGSTFTIVLPINIETWNKL, from the coding sequence TTGAACGACAAAATTTTGGTAACGGAAGATAAAACAAATCATAAGCATCAAACATTTCATATTCCTTGTTATTTCTTTGATATTCTTCCAGATATTAGTTTTGTCATCGACCAATCAATGTCTATACTTCACTGTAACAAAGCTGCATCCGAGTTTTTTCTTTCCTCAAAACAAGAAATTGTAAATAAAAACTTTATTGATTTTATAAGTGAAGATAAAAGAGACGAGTTTGCTAAAGTCTTTAATAAATCTATTAAAGAAGGAATAAATCAAGAGATTGAGACAATTTTTGTTGCTGGTGAAAATAAGAAATTTGTGCAAGTTATTCTTGCACCTTTCTTCCAGGTTAACCACTCAAATAATCAAAGCGATACTAGATTATGTTTTGTATTTGCGCGAGATATTTCTATTCAAAAAAAGAAAGAACTTGATTTAGTCAGATTCGCAAATGTAGCTGAGTATACTGTCAATCCGCTGGAAATTACTGATATCGAGGGAAAAATAATTTATGTCAATCCAGCGTTTGAAAGATCAAGTGGCTACACAAGAGAAGAATTAATTGGTAAAAATCCTAATATCTTTAGTTCACACAAACATTCAAAAGAATTCTGGAGAAATATGTGGGATACGATTAAGCAGGGCAAGGTCTGGATTGGTGAAGTTGTTAATAAAAGAAAAGATGGAACTCTTTTTTATACTGATTTATTAGTATCACCAATAATTGATGAGAATGGGAAACTAATTGGCTACTTTGGAATTCATCGCGATAAAACAGAACAGAAAAAACTCGAACAGCAATTAATTCATGCTCAGAAAATGGAAAGTATGGGTTTACTTGCTTCAGGTCTTGCTCACGAAGTCGGTAATCCTCTTGCTTCCATATCTTCTCTTGTTCAAGTCATTCAACGAACTAATAAAGATGAATTTACAAATCAAAAGCTTGAATTAATTAAAAGTCAGATAAATCGTATCTCCAAGATAATCAGAGACCTTGTCAATTTTTCCCGTCAATCTACCTATGAACTTCAATCAACAGAAATTAACAAAGTTTTAAAATCTGCAATAGAGATCGCAAGGGTCAGTAAAAAAGCAAAAGGAATAAATTTTGTTGAGGAATACGGTTCGAATATTCCAATTCTTTATCTTGTCCCAGATCAATTGCAGCAGGTTTTCTTAAACATTTTAATCAACGCTATTGATGCTCTTTGCATTGATGCAGATCGAATGATTTATTTTAATCCTAATCCACAAATTGTTGCAAAAACTTATCGTGATGAGAATAAAGTTTATATTTCAATTTCAGATAATGGAATTGGAATGTCTGAATCAACAATGGAAAAAATTTTCGATCCATTCTACACAACTAAAAAAGTGGGTGAAGGAACTGGCTTAGGATTGTGGGTTAGTTATAATATTATAAAAAGCTTTCAGGGCGAGATTAGAGTAAATAGTACTGAAGGCGAAGGCTCAACGTTTACAATCGTTTTACCAATTAATATTGAAACATGGAATAAACTATGA